A DNA window from Lujinxingia litoralis contains the following coding sequences:
- a CDS encoding 2-phosphosulfolactate phosphatase: protein MSIQPDIAIFQGHRPPLGPAQVRIVIDTIRAFTHTQVAFERGARQILLVASIDQARQQARAHPDWLLAGERDAIKPPDFDLGNSPALTARADLQGRTLVLTTSNGVQAVAHAAHDFKGLLLVTGLANAGSTLKSTRHYLDALNLPNPRVQILASHPEGDEDLATAQWIHARQANLPHPDDEEAIRRVWECRAAQKFADPTRPEYLSEDIPFCARRADAPFAMVVERQGADLWLTRQPL, encoded by the coding sequence ATGAGCATCCAGCCTGACATCGCGATTTTTCAGGGCCATCGCCCTCCGCTGGGCCCGGCGCAGGTGCGCATCGTCATCGACACCATCCGCGCCTTCACCCACACCCAGGTCGCCTTTGAGCGCGGCGCGCGCCAGATCCTCCTGGTCGCCTCCATCGACCAGGCTCGCCAGCAAGCCCGCGCCCATCCGGACTGGCTCCTGGCCGGGGAACGCGACGCCATCAAGCCGCCGGACTTCGACCTGGGAAACTCCCCGGCGCTCACCGCCCGCGCCGACCTTCAGGGGCGCACGCTGGTCTTAACGACCTCCAACGGCGTGCAGGCCGTGGCCCACGCCGCCCACGACTTTAAGGGTCTTTTGCTCGTCACCGGCCTGGCCAACGCTGGCAGCACCCTTAAGTCCACCCGCCACTACCTGGACGCGCTCAACCTCCCCAACCCCCGCGTCCAGATCCTGGCCAGTCACCCCGAGGGCGACGAAGACCTGGCCACCGCGCAGTGGATCCACGCTCGCCAGGCCAACCTCCCCCACCCCGACGACGAGGAGGCCATCCGCCGGGTCTGGGAGTGCCGCGCCGCCCAGAAATTTGCCGACCCCACGCGCCCCGAGTACCTCTCCGAAGACATCCCCTTCTGCGCGCGCCGCGCCGACGCCCCCTTCGCCATGGTCGTCGAGCGCCAGGGCGCCGATCTCTGGCTTACTCGCCAACCCCTTTAA